The following is a genomic window from Nocardioides thalensis.
CCGCCCGCACTGCCGACGACGGAACCGGTCGCGAGCACCGGGTCGAGGTTCTCGGTGTAGTTCTCGACGTACCACCCGTTGCGCAGCAGCACGGTCGGCACGCCCCTCTCTCTGAGCAGGCGTTCCGTCTCGAGGTGCTCGGCGGCCAGGGCGAGCCCGCCCGTGTCGGCGTTCGCGATGCTCGTGTAGGCGACGAGGTCGACGCCGGCCCGGCTCGCAGCGTCGACGACGTTGGCGTGCTGCTCGACCCGGGACCCCACGGCGCTCGAGGACACGAGCAGGAGGCGGTCGACCCCGGCGAACGCGGCGTCGAGCGACGCCGGGTCGGTGTAGTCGGCGCGGCGGGTCTGGACGCCGCGGGCGGCCAGGTCGGCGATCGCGTCGAGGTCGCGCGCGGTCGCGACGATGTCGCCGGCGGGCTTGCCGCGCTCGAGGAGTGCATCGACGACGAGGCGGCCGAGGTGTCCGCTGGCGCCGGTAACGAGGACGACGGTCATGGTGCTTCCTTCCGTTGGCGGTGCTGTCACACCTGCCAACGGGCAGCATCCTCGCTAACTTCCCAGGGGTTAGTACCCACTTTGGAGTAAGGTACATACATGAAGGGAAGTAAGCAGATCCACCGCATCTTCGCCGACCAGGCATTCACCGCCGGCTGCCCCACGCGCACGGTGCTCGACCACGTGATGAGCAAGTGGGCACCGTTGGTGATCGCGTCGCTCGCCGACACCGATGTGCTGCGGTGGAGTGAGCTGCGCCAACGCGCCGACGGCATCAGCGAGAAGATGCTGGCCCAGACGCTGCGTCAGCTCGAGGCCGACGGCCTCGTGCGCCGCGAGGCCAGGCAGGTCGTCCCGCCGCACGTGGAGTACTCCCTGACCTCGCTCGGCCAGGAGCTCGCCGGTCACCTGCTCCCGCTGATGTCCTGGATCAACGCGAACGCCGACGAGATCCTCGGGTCGTAGGAGTGAGAGTGACCTCTAGATCACTCTCACTCCTACGACTCGCTCACCCCGCTCAGTCGGCCAGTTCGGCCCGCTCCTCGTCGGTGAACGCGGCCATCGCGGGCGCGGGCGCGCCGGCAGGCGCGGCGGCCTTCGCGGCGCGGTAGGCGCCGAGCTTGCCGCCCGCCATCGCCATCGCCTCGCGGCTCTTGCCCCGCCCGTAGGTCACCGATGCGGCCGCGGCGACGCCGAGCGACGAGCCGACCTCGACGGCGTCCTGGTCGGCGCCCATGTAGAGGAACTGCCAGGACCACTCCTTCGTCTGCTGCTCGACGAGCGCCTTGATGCGCGGGCCGTCCCACTCCTTGCTGGCGTTCTCGAGACCGTCGGTCATGATCGCGACGATCACCGTGCCGGGGCGCTCGTCCTCCGGCAGCCGCGCCAGCTCGTCGCCGGCCGAGCCGATCAGCCGACCCATCGCGTCGTGGAGCGCGGTCATGTTGCGCGGCCGCAGGTCGAGCGGCGGTACGTCGGCCAGCGGGCGGGAGGAGTAGACGACGTCGTACTCGTCGTCGAACTGCGCCAGCGTCACCCGGCACTCGCCGGCGACCTTGCGCTGCTCGTCGACGAACGCGGCGAAGCCGCCCTCGATGTCGGACTTGATCGACTGCATCGACCCGCTCCGGTCGAGGAGGAAGTACAGGTGGGTGAGGTCCGCTCGCGTCATCGTCACTCCGTTCCGGGGGCGGGCCTCCCGGTCCGTCCCCTGCTCAACCCCTCGTCACGATGACGAGGGCCGACGCGGTCGGAACCGCATCGGTGCGGGGGCCGCGGCCGGTTGCCGCGGCTGTCCCTGCTCCAGGTCGTACTTCGCCCGCTCGACGCCGGCTGCCGTGACCCGGCCGCGCTCGTCGGCGTACGCCGCCAGCGCGGGGGTGCGGGCGAGGCGCGGCCCGACGGCGTTCTCCGTCAGCCCGGCCTGCGCGCCGGCTGCCCGCAGCGACGCGCCCTCGGTGAGCACGGCGGCCGCCATCGCCTCGTCGATGAGATCGGCGAGCCGGTCGGCCGCCTCCCGAAGGTAGGGGAGGGCCCCGACGGAATCCTTCTCCGCCGCCTCGTCGAGCGCCCGTCGTACGGCGGCGAGCTTGGCACTGTCCTGGTCCATGCGATCGAGAATACGCAGAAACTGCGGACACGCAACTAGTGCGGCCCTCCGGTGGTTGAGGTGCGACGAGCGCAGCGAGGAGCCTCGAAACCTCCGGAGGAACATCCCGGCCGCGAAACCCGTTCGCACTAGTGACAACACAGACCTACGCTTGATCGGTATATGACGAACCACGCAGAAGACTTCTCCCTTGAGGCCGAGCTGGCCCGAACCGCGGCCTGGGATCTCGAGGACGGTGACGACCTCGACCAGATCGACGACGTCGACACCGATCTCGACGATGCGGACTCCGACGACTGGGAGTCCGGCTACCTGAGCCCCGACGGCGACGACCCCGAGGAGACCACCGGGTCGCTCGACCTCGCCGAGCGCCACCAGCTCCGCCGCGTCGCCGGGCTGCGCACCGAGCTCGAGGACATCACCGAGGTCGAGTACCGCCAGCTCCGGCTCGAGCGCGTTGTCCTCGTGGGCGTATGGACCGAGGGCACGGTCACCGACGCCGAGAACTCCATGGCCGAGCTCGCGCTGCTCGCCGAGACCGCCGGCTCCGAGGTGCTCGAGGCGGTCTACCAGCGCCGGCAGTCGCCCGACCCGGCGACGTACGTCGGCCGCGGCAAGGTCGACGCGATCCGCGAGATCGTGCAGGCCACCGGCGCCGACACCGTCATCTGCGACGGCGAGCTTGCGCCGAGCCAGCTGAGGAACCTCGAGGACAAGGTCAAGGTCAAGGTCGTCGACCGCACGGCGCTGATCCTCGACATCTTCGCCCAGCACGCGAAGTCCAAGGAGGGCAAGGCGCAGGTCGAGCTCGCGCAGCTCAACTACATGAAGCAGCGCCTGCGCGGCTGGGGTGGCAACCTCTCCCGCCAGGTCGGTGGCCGGGTCGCCGGCGGCGCCGGTATCGGTGGCCGCGGTCCCGGTGAGACCAAGATCGAGACCGACCGTCGCCGCATCAACGACCGCATCGCCAAGCTCCGCCGCGAGCTGAAGGCGACCCGCGGCACCCGCGCCACGATGCGCCAGGAGCGCCGCCGCAACGAGGTGCCGTCGGTGGCGATCGCCGGCTACACCAACGCCGGCAAGTCCAGCCTGCTCAACCGGCTCACCGGCGCGGGCGTGCTCGTCGAGGACGCGCTGTTCGCGACGCTCGACCCGACCACCCGCCGCACCCAGACCAAGGACGGCCGCGTCTACACGATGTCCGACACGGTCGGCTTCGTGCGCCACCTGCCGCACCAGCTGGTCGAGGCGTTCCGGTCGACGCTGGAGGAGGTCGGCGACGCCGACCTGATCGTCCACGTCGTCGACGGCTCGCACCCCGACCCCGAGGGCCAGCTGTCCGCGGTGCGCGAGGTGCTCGCCGAGATCGGCGCGGGCCAGGTCCCCGAGCTCGTCGTGATCAACAAGACCGACGTCGCCGACCCGATGGTCGTCGCCCGGCTCAAGCAGCGCGAGCCCCACTCGGTCGCGGTGTCCGCCCGCACCGGCGAGGGCATCGCCGACGCGATCGCCGCCATCGAGGCCGACCTCCCGCGGCCGTCGTTCGAGTTCGACGCGCTGGTGCCCTACGCCCGCGGCGACCTCGTCGACCGGATCCACCGCGACGGTGAGATCGACAAGCTCGAGCACACCGCCGACGGCACCCGGATCGTCGGCCGCGCCACCGAGGCGCTCGCGGGCGAGCTGGCGTCGTACTCCGTGTAGCCGGCTCGAAACCTCCGGCGCAACCTCGGGTCCGGTCGTGCGTCCACCAGACGTGACCACCTCTCTCCTCCGGTACGGCGCCGCGCTGGCCCTCGCCTGCGCGACTGCCGTCGCGACGCCCCCTGCCGTCCACGCCCAGCAGCTCGAGTGCGACGGCCAGGCCGTGACCATCGACCTCAACGACCCCGGCCACGAGGACCCCGATCGCCCGGAGTCCGACGTCATCCTCGGCACGCCGGGGGAGGACGACATCCGCGCCGGTGGTGGTGAGGACGTCATCTGCGCCGGCGACGACCGCGACGACGTCGCGGGTGAGGCCGGCCACGACCGGATCTTCGGGATGGCCGGCGCCGACGACCTCGTCGGTGGACGCGGTGACGACCTCCTGGACGGCTCGATCGCCAGTGACGAGCTCCGGCCCGGGCCGGGCGACGACGTCGTCGACGGCGGAGACCGGGCGGACCTGGTGGCGTTCGACACCGCTACGGCGCGCGTGACCGTCGACCTCGCGATCGCTCGACCGCAGGACACGGGGCAGGGAATGGACACGATCGAGGACGTCAAGGTGGTGCTCGGCTCGCCGTTCGACGACGTGCTGCGTGGCAACACGGCCGAGAACCAGCTCCACGGTGGCCGCGGTGCGGACCTGCTCGACGGCCGGGGTGGCGACGACGGCTTGACCGGCAACGAGGGTGA
Proteins encoded in this region:
- a CDS encoding vWA domain-containing protein, which produces MTRADLTHLYFLLDRSGSMQSIKSDIEGGFAAFVDEQRKVAGECRVTLAQFDDEYDVVYSSRPLADVPPLDLRPRNMTALHDAMGRLIGSAGDELARLPEDERPGTVIVAIMTDGLENASKEWDGPRIKALVEQQTKEWSWQFLYMGADQDAVEVGSSLGVAAAASVTYGRGKSREAMAMAGGKLGAYRAAKAAAPAGAPAPAMAAFTDEERAELAD
- the hflX gene encoding GTPase HflX; translated protein: MTNHAEDFSLEAELARTAAWDLEDGDDLDQIDDVDTDLDDADSDDWESGYLSPDGDDPEETTGSLDLAERHQLRRVAGLRTELEDITEVEYRQLRLERVVLVGVWTEGTVTDAENSMAELALLAETAGSEVLEAVYQRRQSPDPATYVGRGKVDAIREIVQATGADTVICDGELAPSQLRNLEDKVKVKVVDRTALILDIFAQHAKSKEGKAQVELAQLNYMKQRLRGWGGNLSRQVGGRVAGGAGIGGRGPGETKIETDRRRINDRIAKLRRELKATRGTRATMRQERRRNEVPSVAIAGYTNAGKSSLLNRLTGAGVLVEDALFATLDPTTRRTQTKDGRVYTMSDTVGFVRHLPHQLVEAFRSTLEEVGDADLIVHVVDGSHPDPEGQLSAVREVLAEIGAGQVPELVVINKTDVADPMVVARLKQREPHSVAVSARTGEGIADAIAAIEADLPRPSFEFDALVPYARGDLVDRIHRDGEIDKLEHTADGTRIVGRATEALAGELASYSV
- a CDS encoding winged helix-turn-helix transcriptional regulator — protein: MKGSKQIHRIFADQAFTAGCPTRTVLDHVMSKWAPLVIASLADTDVLRWSELRQRADGISEKMLAQTLRQLEADGLVRREARQVVPPHVEYSLTSLGQELAGHLLPLMSWINANADEILGS
- a CDS encoding NmrA family NAD(P)-binding protein — translated: MTVVLVTGASGHLGRLVVDALLERGKPAGDIVATARDLDAIADLAARGVQTRRADYTDPASLDAAFAGVDRLLLVSSSAVGSRVEQHANVVDAASRAGVDLVAYTSIANADTGGLALAAEHLETERLLRERGVPTVLLRNGWYVENYTENLDPVLATGSVVGSAGGGKVSAAARRDYAEAAAAVLLADDQPGKVYELGGDVPFTLAELAATLAEATGREIGYRDLTIEEHTATLESAGVPAPYAALLVDSDQGIGRGALHVDGGDLSRLIGRPTTSLTEAVRAAVAG